The Natronogracilivirga saccharolytica region ACTATTGAATAATCTCAATTCAAATAAGAGAAACATCACATTCAATGTATCCGTAGAAAATACAGATAACATAAATGAATACACTCTTAAAAAATACCATATTTACATATTAGGAAATGCTAAACTTGCACACGTTATAGAGGATGAGATCAATCATGAAAGACTACTAAGTATCAAAAATGAACTTCAGAATACCGTTGGCAACTTTGCAGTCATAATAATTGGAAGTAACAAATTACATGTAATTACGGATGTGTCGGGCAGTATACCTTTGTATTACGGAATAACCCAAAACTGTTTAGCTTTAAGCACAAAACCTGAAAAGGTTGCTGAAAAAATCGGGAATCCTGAATTTGATAATGTGTCCATAGCAGACTTCATTGTCAATGAAACCATTTGCCATCCTTATACTACCTATCAAAACATATACGCAATTGATCCAGGTTCCATTAACACTTTTACTGACTTGGATATGGAATCGGAATCTTATTACAAGCCCATAGAGGAAACTAGCAATAAAAATTTGGAGGACTGGGCCTTTGAACTCAGAAACATGGTTCGGGATTCCGTTCATGAAAACATCTCTGATAAAAAGAATATTCGGGTTCTTTTTTCCGGTGGAGAGGATGCAAGAGTTGTTACATCTTTTATTCCAAAAGCATATTCATGCAAGCTAACAACCATTCTGGATTTCAAAAATAGGGAATATGCATTGGCTAATATGGTTGCACGAACTTTGAACCGTCCACTGGAATGGGTGCAAAGACCTGCCGGTTTTTACAGAAACAACTTTAAGGAAAGGATAGAACTCATTGGGTCCGGCAGGGATATCAGACACACGCACTTATTTGGTGACACAGCAAAGCCGTATGAGAATTCTGATCTTCTTCTGGGGGGATATGCTGCTGATACCTTGTTTAAAACCGCATGGATGAAAAATACCGGGTATAGCTTTAAAGGTGCCGGGCCGGAAAGAATGTATCCAT contains the following coding sequences:
- a CDS encoding asparagine synthase-related protein — encoded protein: MDITVYYSQLLNNLNSNKRNITFNVSVENTDNINEYTLKKYHIYILGNAKLAHVIEDEINHERLLSIKNELQNTVGNFAVIIIGSNKLHVITDVSGSIPLYYGITQNCLALSTKPEKVAEKIGNPEFDNVSIADFIVNETICHPYTTYQNIYAIDPGSINTFTDLDMESESYYKPIEETSNKNLEDWAFELRNMVRDSVHENISDKKNIRVLFSGGEDARVVTSFIPKAYSCKLTTILDFKNREYALANMVARTLNRPLEWVQRPAGFYRNNFKERIELIGSGRDIRHTHLFGDTAKPYENSDLLLGGYAADTLFKTAWMKNTGYSFKGAGPERMYPYNPDDISGVHSPDDLAWLHKDLAYAIWERRWKFHLRFKEIRPLTAGNWHTLWPMGTHRTTYPHYLSTLRVGPKLIEPFLDNRVYQLAAAMPDKFRIDRKVFRKAFRKSLGIAAFVPGSNNRIPAIGGTLGSLARLAIISNRKIIDKITSRQGIQESFGKDTKGFNFSMNDFFNSQSLNDFNDIIRGEIVNQNHYGIDLDMISSKYKVRLLQTLFVINK